Sequence from the Corallococcus sp. EGB genome:
CGACGCGCTCCGCAAGGACCTGGAGCGGCTGGCGAAGGACGTCCTGCCGGACGCCACGGACCTCCACTCGCTGGCCAATGTCGTGGGGCGCAAGCACGGCGCGCCCGCGGAGCTGATCACCCGCGCCTTCGAGCGCCTGAACCTGGCGGAGGGCCTGCGCAAGCAGCTGGCCGCCCAGGCCTCCTCCCCTTCTTCGCACTGACTCACCGACGAGGTACCCACCCCATGCCCATCTACGAGTACGGCTGCTCGGCCTGTGGAAAGACCATCGACGTCCTGCAGAAGATGTCCGACCCGACGCCCCCCGCCTGCACCGCGTGCGGGGCCCAGGGCACGCTGAGCAAGCAGGTCAGCCGCTCCAGCTTCCACCTCAAGGGTGGGGGCTGGTACTCCGACCTGTACGGTTCCACGAAGAAGGACGGCGGCGGTTCGTCGTCTTCCTCCTCGTCGTCCTCATCATCGACGTCGAGCAGCAGCGCGCCGGCCAGCGCAGCCGCGGCCGCGCCGAGCACCGCGTCCAGCGACAAGCCGTAGCGCCGAGCGCGCCCCGTTGCCCCCGGCTGAAAATTCGCTGGGGGCGCGGGGAGGCTCCAGACTCGGGGCGTGCCCTTTCCTCCCTCGAAGCGTCCCCCCCGACACTGCGCGCTGTGCGGCCATCCGGAGCTGACGGATGCGCGGGGCCAGGGGCGGTTCCTCCTGGTCGCGGACCCGCATGGCCGCGGTCCCGTGTGTCCTCCGCAGCGCGGCTGCCGCAACGGCAAGCTCGCCGCGACGGACACGCCGGCGCTGACGCAGGCCATCCGCTAGGTTAAGCAGGCACCTTGAAGGACGCGCGCGTCCCATCCCTCGCGCGTCCAGGTGCCATGCCGCGTTCCTTCCGTTCGCTGTCGTCCCTCCTCTGGGTGCCGCTGCTGGCCGCCGTGTCCGCCGGCTGCGCCTCCGCCACCCGCATGTCCCCCGAGGACCGCGCCTCGCTGGACCGGACCCTCACCGGCCCGGACGCGGAGCAATACCTGCGCGTCTCCGCCTACCTGACGCCCTTCTTCGGGGACGGCTCCAAGCGGCTGCTCACGCCCTACCCGCCGGAGGACGTGCGCCTGGTGGACGACACCCAGGGCAAGCCCATCAACCCCGGCCCCATCCAGGCCACCGTCCCGGCCGGCACGCGCGTGCGGATCACCCGGGTGGAGTTCCCCACCGCGTGGGTCGTCACCGAGCGCGTCCTCTACTCCCCGCGCACCTGGCCGTGGGTGTACGTGACGGTGGAGGGCGCGCCGCCGGGCAATCAGGTGGTGCTGGTGCTGCCGCCGAACCTCGACCGGCCGGACGCGTTCCGCGCGGAGCTGGAGAAGACGCTGTCGCCCCACCCGCTCACGGCCGAGCTCAACGGCTTCAGCGCGGCGGTGAAGGAGGCCGTGCGCACCAAGACGCTGGTCGCGGACATGCCCGCGGAGGCGGTGCGCATGGCGTGGGGCCCGCCGGAGTCGGTGCGCCGCACGCTGGAGGGCACCGCGAAGAACGAGGAGTGGCGCTACCCGGGCGAGCGCCGCAAGGCCTTCCTCACCGATGGCCGGCTGGTGCGCGCCGAGGAGGCGGGCAGGTCCGTCCTGCCGTAGCGGTGTCTAGCGCCGGCCGCCGCGGCGGTGCTGCTTCTTGCCACCGCCGCCGCCCTTGCGCTGGGCCTGGGCCTCGCCCGGCCGGGTGAGGCGGGGCAGCTCGCCGGCCATCACCGGCCAGTAGTCGCCCTTGAGCAGCTCCTCCACCAGCTGCGCCTGGGTGAGCACGTCGCGCTTGAAGAAGGTGGCGCCGCGGCCCATTTCATCCAGGGAGCCGCGCGCGTCGCTGCCGCCCACGCAGGGCAGCTTGAGGGCGTCCGCGGCCTCCACGGCCAGGTCGTTCGCCGTCTGCTTCACCTTGGCGTTGTAGCCCTCCACGGCGCACAGCACGCCCGACAGCGAGCGCACGTAGTCCATGGCGGGGTTGGGCACGTCCCGGTCGAAGGGGCGGGCCGCGACGATGGCCGCGCCCAGCGCCTTCACCTTGGGCAGGCACTCGGCCGCGCTCCAGGGCTTCTCCCGGTTGCTGCCCCACATCTGCACGGGCTCCGGCGCCAGCTCCGGCTTCGGGAAGAAGCACAGGTACTGGCCCCGGTCCGTGACGAGCTCCAGTCCCACGAACACCTTCACCTTGGACTTCGCGCCGATCTCGAAGAGCTCGTCGCAGCCGTCCTGGGTGTTGGTCTCCGTGAACGCCACCGCGTCCAGGCCGAACATCGCCGCCCGCTCCAGCACGGCGCGCGGCTCCAGTTCGCATCCCTTGGACAGATGGGAATGGGCGTGTAGGTCGATGAGC
This genomic interval carries:
- a CDS encoding FmdB family zinc ribbon protein — encoded protein: MPIYEYGCSACGKTIDVLQKMSDPTPPACTACGAQGTLSKQVSRSSFHLKGGGWYSDLYGSTKKDGGGSSSSSSSSSSSTSSSSAPASAAAAAPSTASSDKP
- a CDS encoding PHP domain-containing protein, translated to MLIDLHAHSHLSKGCELEPRAVLERAAMFGLDAVAFTETNTQDGCDELFEIGAKSKVKVFVGLELVTDRGQYLCFFPKPELAPEPVQMWGSNREKPWSAAECLPKVKALGAAIVAARPFDRDVPNPAMDYVRSLSGVLCAVEGYNAKVKQTANDLAVEAADALKLPCVGGSDARGSLDEMGRGATFFKRDVLTQAQLVEELLKGDYWPVMAGELPRLTRPGEAQAQRKGGGGGKKQHRRGGRR